The following are from one region of the Methanothermobacter sp. genome:
- a CDS encoding MTH895/ArsE family thioredoxin-like protein, producing the protein MKIQIYGTGCANCQMLEKNAREAVKELGIDAEFEKVKDMDEILEAGLTALPGLAVDGELKIMGRVASKEEIMKILS; encoded by the coding sequence ATGAAGATACAGATATACGGTACAGGATGTGCAAACTGCCAGATGCTTGAGAAAAATGCAAGGGAAGCCGTTAAGGAACTGGGAATAGATGCAGAGTTCGAGAAGGTAAAGGACATGGACGAGATACTCGAAGCGGGACTCACAGCCCTCCCTGGACTTGCAGTTGACGGTGAACTCAAAATCATGGGAAGGGTCGCCTCAAAGGAAGAGATAATGAAGATCCTCTCCTGA